One segment of Deinococcus radiotolerans DNA contains the following:
- a CDS encoding class I SAM-dependent methyltransferase, which produces MTSDASAPVDLYNTSYSQYATDAQQAVRAATYGDDLGQTGWMTAAELQHFSTLLGLTASAHVLEVGCGSGGPALHLAATVGCTITGLDVNAFGVRTAQDQATQRQLSHLAQFQVIDAGEGLPFDPDTFDAVICNDAVCHIPGRTELLAEWFRVLRPGGMMLYTDAMVLTGLVSHAEIARRSSIGTYVYVPPGENERLIAQAGFDLVAWEDLTSAAAEIARRWHDARATHREALLATEDETQFAGLQDFLWCVHTLTAERRLSRHMYLARKPG; this is translated from the coding sequence ATGACATCAGACGCTTCGGCCCCCGTCGATCTGTACAACACGTCCTACAGCCAGTACGCCACGGATGCCCAGCAGGCGGTGCGCGCCGCCACGTACGGCGATGATCTGGGACAGACCGGCTGGATGACCGCAGCGGAACTCCAGCACTTCAGCACGCTGCTGGGCCTCACGGCGTCCGCCCACGTGCTGGAAGTGGGGTGCGGTTCAGGCGGCCCGGCCCTCCACCTGGCCGCCACGGTAGGCTGCACCATCACGGGCCTGGACGTCAACGCTTTCGGCGTCCGCACCGCGCAGGACCAAGCCACGCAGCGGCAGCTGAGTCACCTCGCGCAGTTCCAGGTGATTGACGCTGGCGAGGGCCTCCCGTTTGACCCGGACACGTTTGACGCCGTGATCTGCAATGACGCCGTGTGCCACATCCCAGGCCGCACGGAGCTGCTCGCGGAGTGGTTCCGGGTGCTGCGCCCGGGCGGCATGATGCTGTACACCGACGCGATGGTGCTGACGGGTCTGGTGTCGCACGCCGAGATAGCCCGGCGGTCCTCGATTGGCACGTACGTTTACGTGCCACCCGGTGAGAATGAACGCCTGATCGCCCAGGCTGGTTTCGACCTCGTGGCGTGGGAGGATCTGACGTCAGCAGCAGCGGAGATTGCGCGGCGCTGGCATGACGCGCGCGCCACGCACCGTGAGGCGCTGCTGGCGACCGAGGACGAGACGCAGTTTGCGGGGCTGCAGGACTTCCTGTGGTGCGTGCATACCTTGACGGCCGAGCGGCGGCTCTCCCGGCACATGTACCTGGCCCGCAAGCCAGGCTGA
- a CDS encoding MFS transporter, producing the protein MTTPRSPGLPFIFVTLLIDLIGFGVVIPVGPQLVTQLTGNPLLAAHNLGFLIAMFSLAQLLTAPVLGTLSDRLGRRPVLLASTLLTAASYGLAALAPSLAWLFLARALGGIGGATIGVANAYIADVSTPQTRARNFGLAGAAFGLGLIVGPALGGLLGQYGLRLPYGVAAALALLNFVYGLVVLPESRPRNQAPVALSSFVPLRALSVLGHFPGLPVLAAVITCMNLAQQFLTSTWVLHGTLRYGWTTGTNGVSLAVAGVVSAFVQVALLPRVLARLGTERTVTLGIVLGVLGYVAYGLSSSAWMVYATMPIGALAGIAAPALQALIAGRTPPEAQGAVQGALSGVGSLCAIAGPLLSTALFSSFAASDAPMHLPGVAFFAGAVCFVAGLVIFLASRSGPAPQGETA; encoded by the coding sequence ATGACCACTCCCCGTTCGCCGGGCCTCCCCTTCATTTTCGTGACGCTCCTGATTGACCTGATCGGCTTTGGCGTCGTCATCCCCGTGGGCCCGCAACTGGTGACCCAGCTGACCGGCAATCCCCTTCTCGCTGCGCATAATCTCGGATTCCTCATCGCTATGTTCTCGCTGGCGCAACTGCTGACGGCCCCCGTGCTGGGCACGCTGTCGGACCGTCTGGGCCGCCGACCGGTGCTGCTCGCCAGCACCCTGCTCACGGCCGCCTCCTACGGCCTGGCCGCGCTGGCGCCGTCGCTCGCCTGGCTGTTCCTCGCGCGAGCCCTCGGCGGCATCGGGGGCGCTACGATTGGGGTGGCCAACGCCTACATCGCGGACGTCAGTACGCCCCAGACCCGCGCGCGAAACTTCGGGCTTGCCGGCGCAGCGTTCGGCCTCGGACTCATCGTTGGGCCGGCCCTCGGCGGACTGCTGGGACAGTACGGCCTTCGCCTGCCGTACGGAGTGGCCGCCGCACTCGCGCTGCTCAACTTTGTGTATGGCCTTGTGGTGCTGCCTGAATCGCGACCGCGCAACCAGGCGCCGGTGGCGCTCTCCAGCTTCGTCCCGTTGCGTGCGCTCAGCGTGCTGGGGCACTTCCCGGGCCTCCCGGTGCTTGCGGCGGTGATCACCTGCATGAACCTCGCTCAGCAGTTCCTGACGAGTACCTGGGTGCTGCACGGCACGCTCCGGTACGGCTGGACGACCGGCACCAACGGTGTCTCCCTCGCGGTGGCGGGCGTGGTCAGCGCCTTCGTGCAGGTTGCCCTGTTGCCGCGCGTCCTGGCGCGACTCGGCACCGAGCGCACGGTGACCCTGGGAATCGTTCTGGGCGTGTTGGGGTACGTGGCCTACGGATTGTCGTCGTCGGCGTGGATGGTGTATGCCACGATGCCCATTGGGGCGCTGGCCGGCATCGCCGCCCCGGCTCTTCAGGCGCTCATTGCGGGCCGGACACCCCCAGAGGCCCAGGGGGCTGTGCAGGGCGCCCTGAGTGGCGTGGGCTCGCTCTGCGCCATTGCCGGACCGCTCCTGTCGACCGCGCTGTTCTCGTCCTTCGCCGCCTCGGACGCGCCCATGCACCTGCCGGGTGTGGCCTTCTTCGCCGGTGCCGTGTGCTTTGTGGCTGGCCTCGTGATCTTCCTGGCCAGCCGTTCAGGGCCCGCACCTCAAGGAGAAACGGCGTGA